The Amycolatopsis umgeniensis DNA segment CGGTCCCTCGACCGCGCAATCGGCGAGCGACGAAATGGAGATCGGCGCCGAGTTGCCCTTGGTGAAGGCGGCGGAGCCGAGTGAGGCCACGCCGTCCGGGTTGGCCGCGGAGGCGGGCGTCACTCCGACGGCGAGACCTGCCAGCAGCAGCGCGCCGACGAGGCCGGCCCGGCTTGCGATGGTGATGCGCATGGGCTTCCTCCTGACGTGATGGAGAGCGAGCCGGATCGGCCGTTCTTCCCTTTGTGATCACTATCTGCGTGTCGGATTCGACCGTTGCGTGCGTGACGGTCGTTTCACTCGACCGTGGATCATGGACACCCATTGGATATTCAGGTTCGTATCCAGATACAGGTCTGTATATTCGACTCATGCCGACCTACCGCGTCCTCGTCAACGGCAAGTTCGACCACCCCGACGCCGAAACCCGCGCCCGGCTCCTGGCCGGGTTGGCTCACCACCAGGCGATCGGGTTCACCGAGGACGGCCTGCTCACCTACAGCGCGCACCTCGGCGCGTTCACCTTCCGCATCACGCTGCGAGGGGAAGAGGAGCGCGACGTGCTCGACGAGGCCGAGTTGAAGGTGATGGAACTCCTGGACGCCAAGGGGTACCCGTACCGCGACGTCGCGGGCAAGGCGACGTGCATGGACGACATCAAGATCCGGCGCCGCTAGACCTCAGCCGGTCAGGAAACCTCGCTCGCCGGCGCGGCGAAGGTGTTGCAAGCCGAAGTGTCCGTGGCCTTCAAGCCGCGTTTCTGCCACAACGCGGCGCTCTTCGACGAGCCATGGGTGTCGCTGCTTTCGAACGTGCTCTGCCTGAGCTGGGAGACCAGCCCGGCGCCGATCGAGCCGCGGCCGGCGGCGTTGGCGAGGAACATCGCGCTGAAACAGTCGGCTTGGAGCTCGAGCCGCCTGCTCAGGTCGAGGATCTTCGGCCGGTCGCCGTCCGCCTCGCGGTAGAGCGAGTCGTGCTTCGAGAGGATGCCGGACTGTTCCTGGACGTGGTGCCCGTACTCGTGGGCGAGCAGGAACAGCTGGGTCAAGAGGTCGGGGCCGCCGTCCGCGAGCTGCCTCGGCGACGGGACGAAGATCGTCGCGCCATCCGAGCAGTAGAAGCCCATGGCCTCCGAGGCGGGCGGCGGAGGGCCGCACGCGGTGTTCCCGACGTCGTCGGCGTTGACCGCGACCGGGATCCGCGGTTCGCCCGCCTGGGTCAGGGCCGGATGCCACGCCTGCTCCAGGCAGGGGATCAGCGCCCGGTAGAACGCTTCCAGCCGCTCCTTCGTGCCGCCGAGTTTCGGCAGCTCACAAGTCACTTTCGGGATGGTCACACCAGGGGCGACGAGCGGGTTGCCCGCCGTCTCGTACTTGCGAGTCGGCACCGGTGGCCGCGAGACCGAAGGCGCGGAGGACGGTGAGACTGTCGGCTGCCGGGGCTGGACGGCGCCCGCCTTCGACTCCTTCATACCGCCCACGACCAGTACGGCCACGACCAGCATCACCGCCATGAACACGGCGAAGAGGATGACGGTGAGCCACACCGTCGAACGCTGCTCCCGGTGGTCATCGGCGGGAGGCGTCCATGCCGGTCTTTCGCCGGAATCGTCCGGTCTTTCCATGGTGTTCCCCCAGTTCGCGCCAAGGTCGGCAGGATACTCGGCGGGGGTGTCATGTTCGTCACCGTTTCCCCTGGACAGCACGTCAACAGGGCTCAGTGGGTAGCCACTACGCTGGAAGCAATCCCGAACGGTGTCAAAGAGAGCGGAGCCGACGTGTCTGTGTCTTCACCTGCCCCAGGTGGTGCCATCGAGGACCTGCGCGCGTCCGTGGGGCTCCAGATCGCCGATGAACAGCTCCTGCGCACGCTCGCGACAGGCCTCGCCGACGTCGAGACGCTGCTTCGCGACGTCGTCCGCAGTGACGTGAAGGCCGTCGAGGACGCCGCTTCGCACCTGGTCGAGGCGGGGGGCAAACGTTTCCGTCCGCTGTTCACGCTGCTGGCCTCGCAGTTCGGGCCGAAGCAGGGTGACCAGGTGGTCATCGCCGCCGCGGCGGTCGAGCTGGTGCACCTCGCGACGCTGTACCACGACGACGTGATGGACGAGGCGACGATGCGCCGCGGCGCGGAGAGCGTCAACGCCCGCTGGGACAACACCATCGCGATCCTGACCGGCGACTTCCTGTTCGCGCACGCCTCGCGGCTGGTCGCGGACCTCGGCACCGACGCGGCCCGGATCATCGCCGAGACCTTCGGCGAGCTGGTCACCGGCCAGATGCGCGAGACGGTCGGCCCGGCCGAAGGCGACGACGCGGTCGAGCACTACCTCACGGTCATCGCGCAGAAGACCGGTTCGCTGATCGCCACTTCCGGCCGTTTCGGCGGCATGATGTCCGGCGCTCCCGACGAGTACATCGACGCGCTTCGCCGCTTCGGCGACATCATCGGCACGGCGTTCCAGATCTCCGACGACGTCATCGACATCGCGTCGGCCTCGGACGAGCTCGGCAAGGCGCAGGGCACGGACCTGCGCGAAGGCGTCCGCACGCTGCCGATGCTGTACGCGCTGGCCGACCCGGCCACCGACCCGCGTCTGGTCGAGCTGCTGTCGGGCCCGATCTCCGACGACGAACTCGTCGCCGAGGCCCTGGACCTGCTGCGGGCCTCGTCCGGACTCGAACGCGCACGCGAAACTCTTTCCGACTACGCTCGTCGGGCGCGTGCCGAGCTCGCGTCGCTGCCCGCGTCGCCAGCCCGGGACGCCTGCGAATCGGTCGCCGACTACCTGGTCGCGCGAACGCATTAAAGGGGCAAGATAGATGTCCATTTTCGGACAGGTTTGGCTGTGGAGCCTGCTGGCGTTCGTCGTCGGCGCGCTGCTCACCTGGCTGGTACTGGTGCTTCCCGCGCGCAAGCGCATCCGTGAGCTGGAAAGCTCGCTGGCCACCGTGCACGCCGAGACGTCCCGGCTGCCCGCCGGGGTGAGCCTCGGCGCGGGAGCCGCGGCCGCCGCGGGCGGGACGGCGTACTTCACGAAGCCGTCGGACGAAGAGCTGGACGAAGAGTTCGCGGCCACCGAAGAGCCTCAAGTGCCGAAGCCGGCATACCCCGAGACCCTCACCGAGCACGAGCCCGCGCAGGTGTGGTCCGAACCTGTCCAGGAGCAGGCCCCGGAGCCTGTCCAGGACGTCATCGAAGAGCCCGAGCACGTCTCCGCCCCGACGCGGACCTTCGAGCCGGAAGACGAGTACGAGGCCGAGTACCGCACCGCACCCGAGGCGGAGCCCGAGCCCGATCCGGAACCCGCGGCCGAGCGGACGCAGTTCATCCCGGCGGCCCAGCTGGAGCCGGAACCCGAGCCGGAGAACCCGTACGCGGCCGCCGCGACCGAGTACCTCCAGCCCGCGTCGAAGCTGGACGTCGAGCCGGAGCCCGAGCCGATCCCGGCCGCGGACGGGCCGTACCGGTCCCGCCTCGAGATGCAGCTGGACCCCGAAGGCGTCGAGACGCAGCCGGAGCCGGTCTCGCTGTTCAACCCCGCGTCGCGCGTCGACACGGAGCAGGCGCCCGTCGAGACCAACTGGTTCGAGCGGGAAGAAGAGCTGCAGGATCCGCCCGCGTACGCCTTCGGTTCCGACGAAGAAGCGCAGGCGGGTCTCCTCGATTCGGAGCCCGAGACGCCCGCCGAAGCCACCCAGGTGCTGCCGAAGCGCACCCCGAAGGGTGTGGTGCGCGGCGGTTTCGAGCCGCCGCAGCCGATCCAGCCGTCTATGCGGGCGATCGAACGTCGTGAGCCGGATCTGTCCGGTGGGCAGAGCGGTTCGCTGTTCGAGCCCGCCGTCCAGCCGGGCGACGCGATGCCCGCCCCGGAGCCCCCTCCCGCGCGGCAGGCCGCCGCTCCCGTCTCGGAGTCCGTCCCGCCCGGCCCGTTCGGTCCCGGTTCGGCGATGCCGCGGCCGGGCGGTGGCCGCCCCGCCGACGACTTCGCGGTCAAGGCCAGCGTGACGGCCCTGCGGTACTGCACCGAGGACTCGCCCCAGTTCCCGAAGATGGTCGCGGAGGTCTGGTTCCGCTCCTCCACCGACGCGGAGCGCGTGGGCTTCCGGCCCCTCAGCTGAAACGCGTGAAGGCCCCTGCCCTCGACTGAGCCGAGGGAAGGGGGCCTTCACGCGTTTGAGGACCGGCTAGCTGACGACGGTCCAGGTGTCCTTGCCGCGCAGCAGTCCCTGCAGATCCGGTTTGCGCGCCGCGCGGGCCGTCTCGACCTGGGCACGCGCCTGGTCGTCGTATGTCGGCCGCTCGACCTGACGCAGGATGCCGGTCGGCACGTGGTTCAGGTTCTGGTCGCCGATCCGCGAAAGCGCGAACGCATACGCGGTGTCCTCGATCGCCGGGTCGTGCACGACGAGGTTTTCCTCGCCGATGTTCGCGACCTTCCCGACCTCGAGCCCGCCCCAGCCGCCGCGCGTGACGCCGAACTCGGCCTGCGGCCCGAAGCGGATCGGCTCGCCGGTCTTCAGCGGGATGAGCCGGGCGGCGGCCTCGTCCTTGTCCTTGAGGACGTCGAAAGCGCCGTCGTTGAAGATCGGGCAATTCTGGTAGATCTCCACCAGCGCCGACCCGCGGTGTTTCGCGGCGGCCTCCAGCACCTCGGTCAGGCCCTTGCGGTCCGAGTCGAGCGCGCGGCCCACGAACGACGCCTCGGCGCCGATCGCCAGCGAAAGCGGGTTGAACGGGGTGTCGACCGAGCCCATCGGGGTGGACTTGGTGACCATGCCCGGCCCGGACGTCGGCGAGTACTGGCCCTTGGTGAGGCCGTAGATCCGGTTGTTGAACAGCAGGATCTTGATGTTCACGTTGCGCCGCAACGCGTGGATCAGGTGGTTGCCGCCGATGGACAGCGCGTCGCCGTCACCGGTGACCACCCACACCGACAGATCCGGCCGCGCCGTGGCGAGCCCCGTCGCGATCGACGGCGCGCGGCCGTGGATCGAGTGCATGCCGTAGGTGTTCAGGTAGTAGGGGAACCGGGACGAGCACCCGATACCCGAGATGAACACGATGTTCTCGCGCTTGAGGCCGAGCGTCGGCAGAAACGACTGCACGGCGTTGAGCACGACGTAGTCCCCGCAGCCGGGACACCAGCGGACCTCTTGGTCCGACTTGTAGTCCTTCGCCTTCTGCGGTTCGGTTTCGGCCGGAACGAGGTCCAAGCCGCCGAGTGTGGGAATCCCCAGGTCAATCGCGGTCACTTCGCCGCCTCCGTACTGGTGATGATCTCCGTGAACACGCCTTGCAGCTCTTCGGCCTTGAAGGGCAGCCCCGCGACCTTCGTGTACGACTTCACGTCCACGAGGTACTTCGCCCTCAAGAGCATCGAAAGCTGGCCGAGGTTCATTTCGGGGACGACCACGGTGTCGTACGAACGGAGTACGTCACCGAGGTTGCCAGGGAACGGGTTGAGATGCCGTAGATGCGCCTGCGCGACCGGCATGCCTTCCTTGCGGACGCGGCGGCACGCGGCGCCGATCGGCCCGTAGGAAGAGCCCCAGCCGAGCGCCAGCACCCGTGCCTTGCCGCCGCTCGGATCGTCGACGACGAGGTCCGGGACGTCGATGCCGTCGATCTTGGCCTGGCGCAGGCGGACCATCTTCTCGTGGTTGTCCGGGTCGTAGGAGATGTGACCGGTCTTGTCGGCCTTCTCCAGTCCGCCGATCCGGTGCTGCAGACCGGCGGCGCCCGGCACCGCCCACGCTCGGGCGAGGGTCTCGGGGTCGCGGACATACGGCCAGAATTCCCCGGAACCGTCCTCGGCATTCGGCTCGGTGGCGAATTCCACCCGCAGATCCGGCAGCGTCTCGACGTCCGGGATCAGCCACGGCTCGGAGCCGTTCGCGATCGCGCCGTCCGACAGCAGGAACACCGGGGTGCGGTACTTCAGCGCGATCCGGGTCGCCTCCAGTGCCGCGTCGAAGCAGTCCGCGGGGGACAGCGGCGCGACGATCGGGACCGGCGACTCGCCGTTGCGGCCGAACATCGCCTGCAGCAGATCGGCCTGCTCGGTCTTGGTCGGCAGCCCGGTGGACGGGCCACCACGCTGCACGTCGACGACGACCAGCGGCAGCTCGGTCATCACCGCGAGGCCGATGGCCTCGGACTTCAGCGCGACACCGGGTCCGGACGTCGAGGTGACGCCCAGCGCACCGCCGTAGGAGGCGCCGAGTGCCGCGCCGATGCCGGCGATCTCGTCCTCGGCCTGGAAGGTGAGGATGCCGTAGTTCTTGTGCTTGGACAGCTCGTGGAGGATGTCCGAAGCCGGGGTGATCGGGTACGTGCCCAGCAGGATCTGCAGGCCGGACTGCTGCCCGGCGGCGACCAGCCCGTACGCCAGCGCGGTGTTCCCGGTGATCTGGCGGTACGTGCCCTGGTTGAGCTTCGCGGGCGCGACCTCGTACGTCGTCGCGAACGACTCCGTCGTCTCGCCGTAGTTCCAGCCGGCGCGGAACGCCAGGATGTTGGCCTCGGCGATGTCGGACTTCTTGGCGAACTTCTCGCGCAGGAAGCGTTCCGTGCCCTCCGTCGGCCGGTGGTACATCCAGGAGAGCAGCCCGAGCGCGAACATGTTCTTCGCGCGTTCGGCGTCCTTTTTGGACAGTCCGGTCTCTTCGAGCGCGCCTCTGGTCAACGTCGACATGGCCACCCGGTGGACTTGATAGGCCGAAAGGGTGTCGTCGTCGAGGGGGTCGTTCTCGAAGCCGACCTTGACCAGGTTCCGCTTCGTGAACTCGTCGGTGTTGAGGATGATCGTCCCACCTGACGGGACGTCGGCGAGGTTCGCCTTCAACGCGGCGGGGTTCATCGCGACCAGGACGTCCGGCCGGTCGCCCGGCGTCAGGATGTCGTAGTCGGCGAAGTGCACCTGGAAGCTCGAGACGCCCGGGATGGTGCCCTGTGGCGCGCGGATTTCCGCGGGAAAGTTCGGCATGGTGGACAAGTCGTTGCCGAAGGCGGCCGCCTCCGAGGTGAACCTGTCGCCCGTCAGCTGCATGCCGTCACCGGAGTCGCCGGCGAACCGGATGACCACCCGGTCCAGCTTGGCGACCTCGGTGGGCCTCACGGCCGACAAGGAGCTGTTGCCGTTCGCACTCGTGCTCATAGGTCAGGGATTCCCTCTCTCCCGACGTGCGTCGTCCCCGGCAGCGCCGGAGATCCGGTCCTCGCCCGGCGATGTCGGCCAGGTCACAGGTGCCGTGTCCCGAGGCTAGTCCTCGGCACACTTCCCAGGTTGCCGTATGAACGGCCTGGACCTACTCCTCGAGTGTCCTGAGCTCGTCGCTGAGCGGGGGTTATCCGGTTTATCTGTTACCGATGGTAACGGTTAACGATCCGACTCGATTGTGAGCCGTATCTCCTTAGAGGGTAGTGAAGTCCGGTAGAGGAACGGTCATTGGCCGGTCATGGACGCCCTCAGCCTGGCGAGCCGCTCGGCGAACGCGGGTGCGGTGAGTGACGTCAGCTGCGGCTCGATCTCGGCGTCGACGGCGGCCGAATGGTCGGTCAGTGAAGCGGTGTGCCGAAGCGTGCGCTTCGTCGCCAGAAGGACGTCGCGCGGGGCGTCGACAGCGGGTTTCGCCAGTTCAAGGGCGGCTTCGAGCAGATCTCCTTCGACGAGCCGGAGCGCGAGCCCGGATTCGACAGCGGCTTCGGCGCCGACGATCTCGCCGAAGAGTGTCATCGCGGCGGCCTTCTGCGGGCCGACGAGCCGTTGGATCATCCACGTCATCCCGCCGCCGGGATGGATGCCCAGATCCAGAAATCTGGCCACGAACTTCGCCCTCGGTCCCACGATGCGGACGTCCGCGGCGAGCGCGAGGTTCAGT contains these protein-coding regions:
- a CDS encoding enoyl-CoA hydratase encodes the protein MTDQILSSHDGGVAVLTIDAPKTRNALTLDLSAQLAEAVARAEADESVHAVVVTGTPPAFCAGADLDTLAGAREDGLRAIYDGFLSIARCSLPTIAAVGGAAVGAGLNLALAADVRIVGPRAKFVARFLDLGIHPGGGMTWMIQRLVGPQKAAAMTLFGEIVGAEAAVESGLALRLVEGDLLEAALELAKPAVDAPRDVLLATKRTLRHTASLTDHSAAVDAEIEPQLTSLTAPAFAERLARLRASMTGQ
- a CDS encoding thiamine pyrophosphate-dependent enzyme gives rise to the protein MTAIDLGIPTLGGLDLVPAETEPQKAKDYKSDQEVRWCPGCGDYVVLNAVQSFLPTLGLKRENIVFISGIGCSSRFPYYLNTYGMHSIHGRAPSIATGLATARPDLSVWVVTGDGDALSIGGNHLIHALRRNVNIKILLFNNRIYGLTKGQYSPTSGPGMVTKSTPMGSVDTPFNPLSLAIGAEASFVGRALDSDRKGLTEVLEAAAKHRGSALVEIYQNCPIFNDGAFDVLKDKDEAAARLIPLKTGEPIRFGPQAEFGVTRGGWGGLEVGKVANIGEENLVVHDPAIEDTAYAFALSRIGDQNLNHVPTGILRQVERPTYDDQARAQVETARAARKPDLQGLLRGKDTWTVVS
- a CDS encoding polyprenyl synthetase family protein; protein product: MSSPAPGGAIEDLRASVGLQIADEQLLRTLATGLADVETLLRDVVRSDVKAVEDAASHLVEAGGKRFRPLFTLLASQFGPKQGDQVVIAAAAVELVHLATLYHDDVMDEATMRRGAESVNARWDNTIAILTGDFLFAHASRLVADLGTDAARIIAETFGELVTGQMRETVGPAEGDDAVEHYLTVIAQKTGSLIATSGRFGGMMSGAPDEYIDALRRFGDIIGTAFQISDDVIDIASASDELGKAQGTDLREGVRTLPMLYALADPATDPRLVELLSGPISDDELVAEALDLLRASSGLERARETLSDYARRARAELASLPASPARDACESVADYLVARTH
- a CDS encoding 2-oxoacid:acceptor oxidoreductase subunit alpha, with the protein product MSTSANGNSSLSAVRPTEVAKLDRVVIRFAGDSGDGMQLTGDRFTSEAAAFGNDLSTMPNFPAEIRAPQGTIPGVSSFQVHFADYDILTPGDRPDVLVAMNPAALKANLADVPSGGTIILNTDEFTKRNLVKVGFENDPLDDDTLSAYQVHRVAMSTLTRGALEETGLSKKDAERAKNMFALGLLSWMYHRPTEGTERFLREKFAKKSDIAEANILAFRAGWNYGETTESFATTYEVAPAKLNQGTYRQITGNTALAYGLVAAGQQSGLQILLGTYPITPASDILHELSKHKNYGILTFQAEDEIAGIGAALGASYGGALGVTSTSGPGVALKSEAIGLAVMTELPLVVVDVQRGGPSTGLPTKTEQADLLQAMFGRNGESPVPIVAPLSPADCFDAALEATRIALKYRTPVFLLSDGAIANGSEPWLIPDVETLPDLRVEFATEPNAEDGSGEFWPYVRDPETLARAWAVPGAAGLQHRIGGLEKADKTGHISYDPDNHEKMVRLRQAKIDGIDVPDLVVDDPSGGKARVLALGWGSSYGPIGAACRRVRKEGMPVAQAHLRHLNPFPGNLGDVLRSYDTVVVPEMNLGQLSMLLRAKYLVDVKSYTKVAGLPFKAEELQGVFTEIITSTEAAK
- a CDS encoding DUF6204 family protein, which translates into the protein MPTYRVLVNGKFDHPDAETRARLLAGLAHHQAIGFTEDGLLTYSAHLGAFTFRITLRGEEERDVLDEAELKVMELLDAKGYPYRDVAGKATCMDDIKIRRR
- a CDS encoding neutral zinc metallopeptidase — encoded protein: MERPDDSGERPAWTPPADDHREQRSTVWLTVILFAVFMAVMLVVAVLVVGGMKESKAGAVQPRQPTVSPSSAPSVSRPPVPTRKYETAGNPLVAPGVTIPKVTCELPKLGGTKERLEAFYRALIPCLEQAWHPALTQAGEPRIPVAVNADDVGNTACGPPPPASEAMGFYCSDGATIFVPSPRQLADGGPDLLTQLFLLAHEYGHHVQEQSGILSKHDSLYREADGDRPKILDLSRRLELQADCFSAMFLANAAGRGSIGAGLVSQLRQSTFESSDTHGSSKSAALWQKRGLKATDTSACNTFAAPASEVS